One window of the Natronomonas marina genome contains the following:
- a CDS encoding heme-binding protein, producing the protein MERRRPPGTEEGWYVLHDLRRIDWDEWRDAPQRERERAVEEGVEYLRDHEALADAEEGGSAVFSVVGHGADLLILHLRPTLEHLDRAERRFEATALAAFTERADSYVSVTEVSGYMHEDLTDGLDDIDDEGMRNYMKQRIYPEIPDAGHVCFYPMDKRRGPEDNWYDLPFEERAEHMSAHGDVGREYAGRVTQIITGSVGLDDHEWGVTLFADDPTDIKELLYEMRFDPSSSRFAEFGSFYVGRRFPPADLGALLGGEAVPTDEPLEGDTLDSTDPPRADAAAAHADDHGDGTGGDPGDDDGGDGGGRPSSDPAHREIDAESFRQRVDDYGVDVDEAAGYGLLFGSDADAEAVAEEVDGLRANFDHYDTHVGTVVRSDDAGTAVVSLWANERAASTASGFLADLPGVGGGVGADLADNEAQEGESDGSAGGRPQPGQAPHEGIEPDDFRRLVHRFGIDPHDHPEAGYALLFRSDTDAEDLVEEVDDLRESFEGYDSHVLTTVRADSGDTAVISLWTDESAADTASGFLADLSGAGPGVGAGYGDGESDEADDGAEESDDIRGELADLGVYAGQPHGEDVYALVLYSEADPEELHGELADLRERFEHYDSHVKSAVYGDEADGDRSAVVSIWESQEAADKAADFLSELPGVVGRAGETESGFGTMGMFYTVKPDYREEFVETFGEVGAALEEMEGHLDTRLLVNEEDENDMFIASQWRRKDDAMDFFRSEAFRDTVEWGREVLDDRPRHVFLA; encoded by the coding sequence ATGGAACGACGCAGACCCCCGGGAACGGAGGAGGGGTGGTACGTCCTTCACGACCTGCGGCGCATCGACTGGGACGAGTGGCGCGACGCGCCCCAGCGGGAGCGCGAGCGGGCCGTCGAGGAGGGCGTCGAGTACCTCCGGGACCACGAGGCCCTGGCGGACGCCGAGGAGGGCGGGTCGGCGGTCTTCTCGGTCGTCGGCCACGGCGCCGACCTCCTGATACTCCACCTCCGGCCGACGCTGGAGCACCTCGACCGCGCCGAGCGACGCTTCGAGGCGACCGCGCTGGCGGCGTTCACCGAGCGGGCCGACTCCTACGTCTCCGTGACCGAGGTATCGGGCTACATGCACGAGGACCTCACCGACGGCCTCGACGACATCGACGACGAGGGGATGCGCAACTACATGAAACAGCGCATCTATCCCGAGATTCCCGACGCCGGACACGTCTGCTTCTACCCGATGGACAAGCGCCGCGGCCCCGAGGACAACTGGTACGACCTCCCCTTCGAGGAGCGGGCCGAACACATGTCCGCCCACGGCGACGTCGGCCGGGAGTACGCCGGCCGGGTGACCCAGATCATCACCGGCAGCGTCGGCCTCGACGACCACGAGTGGGGCGTGACGCTGTTCGCCGACGACCCGACCGACATCAAGGAACTGCTCTACGAGATGCGGTTCGACCCCTCCTCCTCGCGGTTCGCCGAGTTCGGGAGCTTCTACGTCGGCCGCCGATTCCCGCCGGCGGACCTCGGCGCGCTTTTGGGCGGCGAGGCCGTCCCCACCGACGAACCGCTCGAGGGCGACACGCTCGATTCGACGGACCCGCCCCGCGCCGACGCGGCCGCTGCGCACGCCGACGACCACGGAGACGGTACCGGCGGCGACCCCGGAGACGACGACGGCGGCGATGGCGGCGGACGACCGTCGAGCGACCCCGCTCACCGGGAGATAGACGCCGAGTCGTTCCGCCAGCGTGTCGACGACTACGGCGTCGATGTCGACGAGGCAGCGGGCTACGGCCTGCTGTTCGGGTCCGACGCCGACGCCGAGGCGGTCGCAGAGGAGGTCGACGGACTGCGAGCGAACTTCGACCACTACGACACCCACGTTGGGACCGTCGTCCGGTCCGACGACGCCGGGACGGCCGTCGTCTCGCTGTGGGCCAACGAGCGCGCCGCCAGCACCGCCTCCGGCTTCCTCGCGGACCTGCCGGGCGTCGGCGGCGGCGTCGGCGCCGACCTTGCCGACAACGAAGCGCAGGAGGGCGAATCCGACGGCTCGGCCGGCGGCCGCCCGCAGCCGGGGCAGGCCCCCCACGAGGGCATCGAACCCGACGATTTCCGCCGACTCGTCCACCGGTTCGGGATCGACCCCCACGACCACCCCGAGGCCGGCTACGCGCTACTGTTCCGGTCGGACACCGACGCCGAGGACCTCGTCGAGGAGGTCGACGACCTCCGGGAGAGCTTCGAGGGGTACGACAGCCACGTCCTGACGACGGTCCGGGCCGACTCGGGCGACACCGCGGTCATCTCGCTTTGGACCGACGAGTCCGCGGCCGACACCGCCTCCGGCTTCCTCGCCGATCTCTCGGGTGCGGGCCCCGGTGTCGGCGCCGGCTACGGTGACGGTGAGTCGGACGAGGCCGACGACGGCGCCGAGGAGTCCGACGACATCCGCGGAGAACTGGCCGATCTCGGGGTCTACGCCGGCCAGCCCCACGGCGAGGACGTTTACGCCTTGGTGCTGTACTCCGAGGCCGATCCCGAGGAGCTTCACGGGGAACTGGCGGACCTCCGGGAGCGGTTCGAGCACTACGACAGCCACGTCAAGTCGGCGGTCTACGGCGACGAGGCCGACGGCGACCGGTCGGCCGTCGTCTCCATCTGGGAGTCACAGGAGGCCGCCGACAAGGCCGCCGACTTCCTGTCGGAACTTCCCGGCGTCGTCGGACGCGCCGGCGAGACCGAGAGCGGCTTCGGGACGATGGGTATGTTCTACACGGTAAAGCCCGACTACCGCGAGGAGTTCGTCGAGACCTTCGGCGAGGTCGGGGCGGCGCTCGAGGAGATGGAGGGCCACCTCGACACCCGTCTCCTCGTCAACGAAGAGGACGAAAACGACATGTTCATCGCCAGCCAGTGGCGCAGGAAGGACGACGCCATGGACTTCTTCCGCTCCGAGGCGTTCCGCGACACCGTCGAGTGGGGACGGGAGGTCCTCGACGACCGCCCCCGACACGTCTTCTTGGCCTGA